Proteins encoded together in one Gemmatimonadales bacterium window:
- a CDS encoding class I SAM-dependent methyltransferase: MELADVLRDPPKPHIQSGRRVSMGLVPAAVAFIHEIVDDSCATLETGCGLSTVAFALTGARHIVIAPLPDELEYLKRYCDERHIATDRVRFIAGGSQSVLPSLQPPPLDLVLIDGCHGFPSPCIDWFFTAGFLKRGGHLVVDDTWVWSCQILRDFLCAQPQWQLITEFEYRTAVFRKLENGAEWLEWTEQPLVARAGRRKWIGGRMHYRQPFGATRVGRAANDLRHGDVKGLMGKIARVVSRLARATR; this comes from the coding sequence ATGGAGCTCGCGGATGTCCTGCGCGACCCTCCGAAGCCCCACATCCAATCCGGGCGCCGGGTCTCCATGGGCCTCGTCCCCGCGGCTGTCGCCTTCATCCATGAGATCGTCGATGATTCTTGCGCCACGCTCGAGACCGGGTGCGGCCTCTCGACCGTAGCGTTCGCTCTCACCGGCGCCCGGCATATCGTCATCGCGCCGCTCCCAGATGAATTGGAGTACCTGAAGCGGTATTGCGATGAACGCCATATCGCGACCGACCGGGTACGCTTCATCGCCGGCGGCTCCCAATCGGTGCTACCGAGCCTGCAGCCGCCGCCGCTCGATCTGGTATTGATCGACGGTTGCCACGGCTTCCCCTCTCCTTGCATCGACTGGTTCTTCACGGCCGGATTCCTGAAGAGGGGCGGGCACCTCGTTGTTGATGACACCTGGGTATGGTCCTGCCAGATTCTGCGGGACTTTCTGTGCGCGCAGCCACAGTGGCAACTCATCACGGAGTTTGAGTACCGGACCGCCGTTTTCAGGAAGCTGGAAAATGGCGCCGAGTGGCTCGAGTGGACTGAACAGCCGCTGGTGGCACGGGCTGGCAGACGGAAATGGATCGGCGGGCGTATGCACTATCGGCAACCATTCGGCGCGACGCGCGTCGGACGGGCGGCCAATGACCTCCGCCATGGCGACGTCAAGGGCCTGATGGGGAAGATTGCCCGAGTGGTATCGCGTCTCGCGCGGGCGACCCGCTGA
- a CDS encoding CusA/CzcA family heavy metal efflux RND transporter, translated as MNGDATPSIIHRLVAASLRQRFVVGLFTVLIAAVGAWSFSRLPVDAYPDLSPPMVEVITQWPGHAAEEVERLITVPLEIELNGLPQLKVVRSISLYGLSDVRLTFEDGADNYFVRQQAFERLPDAELPAGVTPSISPLSSPSGLVYRYVLDSPDRSAMELKIIDDWVIVRQYRSVPGVADDSPLGGETMQYQVLLDPARLAGAGLSVSNVVDALAANNANAGGGFYSEGGQFYYVRGLGRVATTDDIGDVVLANRNGVPVLVKNVGEVVIGHAPRLGQFGFNERDDAVEGIIRLRRGEQAQTVLKGVEAKTRELNDSILPKDVKIRPFYDRSDLVALTTRTVEDNLLRGIVLVVAVLILFLYDVRAGLIVAVTIPLSLLFAFICLDLKHIPANLLSIGAIDFGILVDGAVVMVENIHRQLALRAGTAYDITEVIAAAAAEVDRPIFYAVAVIVAGFLPIYVLSGPSGKLFSPMADTTIFALIGSLILTLTLLPVLSAWVLGRGVRERRNPMFEAIRRLYERALDRCLARPWATVVVSTVIFAASLVVALGLGAEFMPHLDEGAIWVRATMPYTISFDESSRIVPQIRAVLRSFPEVTVVANEHGRDDDGTDPTGFFNAEFYVGLKPYGQWHGAYRSKQELIDAINAKLTTFPGIIFNYTQPAEDAVDEAETGLKSALDVKLFGPDLVTLEHKGKEVKHALEQVRGITHVTLVQELGQPSLTVTPDRARIARYGLNVDDVNKLIEAAVGGVAATQVVQGERLFDLVVRLEPQFRESPEAIGNILVATPNGQQVPLKELAVIRVASGASFIYRQDNSRFIGIQYSVEGRDLAGAVNEARERVAAAVRIPSGYRVVWGGEYQEYTASRAQLRLVLPLTLFLIFLILFALYSNFKFPVITVLGVLLTAPVGGILALAFTGTPFSVSSGIGFLALFGVSVQTAVVYISYANELRRGGAAIADATREAALLRLRPIMMTALVAALGLLPAALATGVGTDSQRPFAMVIVGGMFSRLLISVLLMPVLYALVARPGDRLEV; from the coding sequence ATGAACGGCGACGCCACACCCTCGATCATCCACCGGCTGGTCGCGGCCTCGCTGCGCCAGCGGTTCGTGGTGGGGCTCTTCACCGTGCTCATCGCGGCGGTCGGCGCGTGGTCGTTTTCCCGCCTTCCGGTGGATGCGTACCCCGATCTCTCGCCGCCGATGGTGGAGGTCATCACCCAGTGGCCCGGCCACGCGGCCGAGGAGGTGGAGCGGCTCATCACCGTGCCGCTCGAGATCGAGCTCAACGGATTGCCCCAGCTCAAGGTCGTCCGCTCGATTTCGCTCTACGGGCTCTCCGACGTGCGGCTCACCTTCGAGGACGGCGCGGACAACTACTTCGTGCGGCAGCAGGCGTTCGAGCGGCTGCCTGACGCCGAGCTGCCGGCGGGCGTGACACCATCGATTTCGCCGCTTTCCTCGCCCTCAGGGCTGGTGTACCGCTACGTGCTGGACAGCCCCGACCGCAGCGCCATGGAGCTCAAGATCATCGACGACTGGGTGATCGTCCGGCAGTACCGCTCGGTGCCCGGCGTGGCGGACGACTCACCGCTCGGCGGCGAGACGATGCAGTACCAGGTGCTGCTCGATCCCGCGCGCCTCGCGGGCGCCGGCCTCTCGGTGTCGAACGTGGTCGACGCGCTGGCTGCCAACAACGCCAACGCGGGCGGTGGCTTCTACTCGGAGGGCGGGCAGTTCTACTATGTGCGCGGCCTCGGCCGCGTCGCCACCACCGACGACATCGGCGACGTCGTCCTCGCCAACCGGAACGGCGTCCCGGTGCTGGTGAAGAACGTGGGCGAGGTCGTGATCGGCCACGCGCCGCGGCTCGGCCAGTTCGGCTTCAACGAGCGGGACGACGCGGTGGAAGGCATCATCCGGCTGCGCCGGGGCGAGCAGGCCCAGACGGTGCTCAAGGGCGTCGAGGCCAAGACCCGCGAGCTCAACGACAGCATCCTGCCCAAGGACGTGAAGATCCGGCCATTCTACGACCGGAGCGACCTGGTGGCGCTCACCACGCGCACGGTCGAGGACAACTTGCTGCGCGGCATCGTGCTGGTCGTCGCGGTGCTGATCCTCTTCCTGTACGACGTGCGCGCGGGGCTCATCGTCGCGGTCACCATACCGCTCTCGCTGCTCTTCGCCTTCATCTGCCTCGACCTCAAGCACATCCCGGCCAACCTGCTCTCGATCGGCGCCATCGACTTCGGCATCCTGGTGGACGGCGCGGTGGTGATGGTGGAGAACATCCACCGCCAGCTCGCGCTCAGGGCCGGCACGGCGTACGACATCACCGAGGTGATCGCGGCGGCGGCGGCCGAGGTGGACCGGCCGATCTTTTACGCGGTGGCGGTGATCGTGGCGGGCTTCCTGCCGATCTACGTGCTGTCGGGCCCGTCCGGCAAGCTCTTCTCGCCGATGGCGGACACCACGATCTTCGCGCTCATCGGCTCGCTCATCCTGACCCTCACGCTGCTCCCGGTGCTTTCGGCGTGGGTGCTGGGCCGCGGAGTGCGGGAGCGGCGGAACCCCATGTTCGAGGCGATTCGGCGCCTCTATGAGCGCGCGCTCGACCGCTGCCTCGCGCGGCCGTGGGCTACCGTCGTCGTTTCGACCGTGATTTTCGCCGCGTCGCTCGTGGTGGCGCTCGGGCTTGGCGCCGAGTTCATGCCGCATCTCGACGAGGGAGCCATCTGGGTGCGGGCCACGATGCCGTACACCATCTCCTTCGACGAATCGTCCCGGATCGTGCCGCAGATCCGCGCCGTGCTGCGCTCGTTCCCCGAAGTGACCGTGGTGGCCAACGAGCACGGGCGCGACGACGACGGCACCGACCCGACCGGCTTCTTCAACGCCGAGTTCTACGTCGGACTCAAGCCGTACGGCCAATGGCACGGCGCCTACCGCTCGAAGCAGGAGCTGATCGATGCGATCAACGCCAAGCTCACGACGTTTCCCGGCATCATCTTCAATTACACGCAGCCGGCGGAAGACGCGGTGGACGAGGCGGAGACCGGGCTCAAGAGCGCGCTCGACGTGAAGCTCTTCGGCCCCGACCTCGTGACGCTCGAGCACAAGGGCAAGGAGGTGAAGCACGCGCTGGAGCAGGTGCGCGGCATCACCCACGTCACGCTGGTGCAGGAGCTGGGGCAGCCCAGCCTCACGGTGACGCCGGACCGGGCGCGGATCGCGCGCTATGGGCTCAACGTGGACGACGTCAACAAGCTGATCGAGGCCGCGGTGGGCGGCGTGGCGGCCACCCAGGTGGTGCAGGGCGAGCGGCTGTTCGATCTCGTCGTGCGGCTCGAGCCGCAGTTCCGCGAATCGCCGGAGGCCATCGGCAACATCCTCGTGGCGACGCCGAACGGCCAGCAGGTGCCGCTCAAGGAGTTGGCCGTCATCCGGGTGGCGAGCGGCGCGTCGTTCATCTACCGGCAGGACAACTCGCGGTTCATCGGAATCCAGTATTCGGTCGAGGGGCGGGACCTCGCCGGCGCGGTGAACGAGGCGCGCGAGCGGGTGGCTGCCGCGGTGCGGATTCCGTCGGGCTACCGCGTGGTGTGGGGCGGCGAGTACCAGGAGTACACGGCGTCGCGCGCGCAGCTCCGGCTGGTGCTGCCGCTCACGCTGTTTCTCATCTTCCTCATCCTGTTCGCGCTCTACAGCAACTTCAAGTTCCCGGTCATCACGGTGCTCGGTGTGCTGCTCACGGCGCCGGTGGGCGGGATTCTGGCGCTCGCGTTCACGGGCACGCCGTTCTCGGTCTCGTCCGGGATCGGGTTCCTCGCGCTCTTCGGCGTGTCGGTCCAGACCGCGGTGGTGTACATCTCCTACGCCAACGAGCTGAGGCGGGGCGGGGCCGCCATTGCCGACGCGACGCGCGAGGCGGCATTGCTCCGGCTCCGACCGATCATGATGACGGCGCTGGTCGCGGCGCTCGGCCTCCTGCCGGCGGCGCTCGCGACGGGCGTCGGCACCGATTCGCAGCGCCCGTTCGCCATGGTGATCGTGGGCGGAATGTTCTCGCGGCTCCTCATCAGCGTGCTGCTGATGCCGGTGCTCTACGCGCTGGTGGCGCGACCGGGGGATCGGCTGGAGGTGTGA
- a CDS encoding efflux RND transporter periplasmic adaptor subunit: protein MITRVKMRRGWRWRAPVWRALGAAAALAVAGCGPHDGAGADAAEAGHAAAGGATARSDTGGGAAHSTAATDSLTAEQRARLQVTEVKSSTFHPTVEVTGTVAFNGDISTQVLAPISGPVSRLLVEPGARVRRGDALALVASPDYAAAVAGYMKAEATAANLQRIADLDAQLFQHDALARRDLEQAQTDAATAAADRAAALEQLRSLGVDSAGLDAIRQHRAPRGAQGVVRAPISGTVVERLITPGQLLQANTTPCFTVADLSSVWAMANVFEGDLPYVATGDSAEVRLTGDTTRAYPGVVTYVGALVDPNTRATAVRVLTPNPDRTLKRDMFVRVSIRSHRPRTGLVVPASAVLRDADNLPFVYLALPGGGYARRPVQLGAHVGDRLGAQFEITGGLAAGDRIVTQGGLFMQFAENQ, encoded by the coding sequence ATGATCACTAGGGTGAAGATGCGGCGCGGGTGGAGATGGCGCGCGCCGGTGTGGCGGGCTCTCGGTGCGGCGGCCGCGCTCGCGGTGGCCGGATGCGGCCCGCACGACGGCGCCGGAGCGGACGCCGCGGAGGCGGGCCATGCCGCTGCGGGCGGGGCTACGGCGCGGTCCGATACCGGCGGGGGGGCCGCGCACTCCACGGCGGCCACCGACAGCCTCACCGCGGAGCAGCGGGCGCGGCTTCAGGTGACGGAGGTGAAGTCATCCACCTTCCACCCGACGGTTGAAGTAACCGGCACGGTCGCGTTCAACGGGGACATCAGCACCCAGGTCCTGGCGCCGATTTCCGGTCCGGTGTCGCGCCTGCTGGTAGAGCCGGGCGCGCGGGTGCGGCGCGGAGATGCGCTGGCGCTCGTCGCATCGCCCGACTACGCGGCCGCGGTCGCCGGCTACATGAAGGCGGAGGCCACGGCCGCCAATCTCCAGCGCATCGCCGATCTCGACGCGCAGCTCTTCCAGCACGACGCGCTCGCGCGCCGAGACCTGGAACAGGCCCAGACCGACGCGGCCACGGCCGCCGCCGACCGGGCTGCGGCGCTCGAGCAGCTCCGCTCGCTCGGCGTGGACTCGGCCGGCCTCGACGCGATCCGCCAGCACCGCGCGCCGCGGGGCGCGCAAGGCGTGGTGCGCGCGCCGATCTCGGGCACGGTGGTCGAGCGGCTCATCACGCCGGGCCAGCTCCTCCAGGCCAACACGACGCCCTGCTTTACCGTCGCCGATCTCTCGAGCGTGTGGGCGATGGCCAACGTGTTCGAGGGCGACCTGCCCTACGTCGCCACCGGCGACTCGGCCGAGGTGCGGCTCACCGGCGACACGACGCGGGCGTACCCGGGGGTCGTCACCTACGTCGGCGCGCTGGTCGATCCCAATACCCGCGCGACGGCGGTCCGCGTGCTCACGCCCAATCCGGACCGCACCCTCAAGCGCGACATGTTCGTGCGGGTGTCGATCCGCTCGCACCGGCCCCGGACGGGCCTCGTCGTGCCGGCCTCCGCCGTGCTGCGCGACGCGGACAACCTGCCGTTCGTGTACCTCGCGCTGCCTGGCGGCGGCTACGCGCGGCGGCCGGTGCAGCTCGGCGCGCACGTGGGCGACCGCCTTGGCGCACAGTTCGAGATCACCGGCGGTCTCGCCGCGGGCGACCGGATCGTGACCCAGGGCGGGCTCTTCATGCAGTTCGCGGAAAATCAATGA
- a CDS encoding TolC family protein: MDLVRRMLVLGIAGACAAIAARPAWAQSRADTLALSRRAAVDTALARNPGLHVAREQIAEAEARVVEASAFPDPTVSADLLGQPNVFRPGGNTGGDFAVGLTVPFPQKFHLRGAVSRGDLEAVQFGYAQLQQQTASATAQAYDALLVAERHRSDLTEGKALAEDFLKKTEARFDAGTAARLDVLKAKVDVAAAENALIANGRDISTARSNLNRLLGRAVGAPVALSDSLSVPPGLPALDALVRTAHASRPELHGLLSQQAGAHAATSLARQYWMPDLSFEVEKNFVDGVPNSYTTTLGFTVPLFFWNHQRGEVAESRHRESELAAAYRDQSAQVEQDVRVAWANADAAYRQARYLGDELLPEARRALDIALTSYGLGGSSALEVLDARRTLLDAEGQYADALGAANDARAELERAAGAPLETISGGTPDGDANDH, from the coding sequence GTGGATCTTGTACGGAGGATGCTCGTCCTGGGCATCGCCGGGGCGTGCGCGGCAATTGCCGCCCGCCCGGCGTGGGCGCAGAGCCGGGCCGACACACTTGCTCTGAGCCGGCGGGCCGCCGTCGATACGGCGCTGGCCCGCAATCCGGGGCTGCATGTGGCCCGCGAGCAGATCGCGGAGGCAGAGGCGCGCGTGGTCGAGGCCAGCGCCTTTCCCGACCCGACGGTCTCCGCCGATCTCCTCGGCCAGCCGAACGTATTTCGTCCCGGGGGCAACACGGGGGGCGATTTTGCGGTCGGTCTCACCGTGCCGTTCCCCCAGAAATTCCACCTGCGCGGCGCCGTGAGCCGCGGGGATCTCGAGGCCGTCCAGTTCGGCTACGCGCAGCTCCAGCAGCAGACGGCGTCGGCCACGGCGCAGGCGTACGACGCGCTGCTGGTGGCTGAGCGGCACCGGAGCGATCTCACCGAGGGGAAGGCACTCGCCGAGGATTTTCTCAAGAAGACCGAAGCGAGGTTCGACGCGGGCACCGCGGCTCGGCTCGACGTCCTCAAGGCCAAGGTGGATGTCGCCGCCGCGGAGAACGCGCTCATCGCGAACGGGCGCGACATCAGCACCGCCCGGTCCAACCTCAACCGTTTGCTCGGCCGCGCGGTGGGCGCGCCGGTGGCGCTCTCCGATTCGCTCTCGGTGCCGCCCGGCCTGCCCGCGCTCGACGCGCTGGTGCGGACGGCGCATGCGTCCCGGCCCGAGCTGCACGGCCTGCTGAGCCAGCAGGCCGGCGCGCATGCCGCCACCTCGCTCGCCAGGCAGTACTGGATGCCCGACCTCTCCTTCGAGGTCGAAAAGAACTTCGTGGACGGCGTACCCAACTCCTACACCACGACGCTCGGCTTCACGGTGCCGCTCTTCTTCTGGAACCACCAGCGCGGCGAGGTGGCCGAGTCGCGCCACCGCGAGAGCGAGCTGGCGGCCGCGTACCGGGACCAGTCGGCGCAGGTGGAGCAGGACGTGCGCGTCGCCTGGGCCAACGCGGACGCCGCCTATCGGCAGGCGCGCTATCTGGGCGACGAGCTGCTGCCGGAGGCGCGCCGTGCGCTCGACATCGCCCTCACGAGCTACGGGCTCGGCGGCTCGTCGGCGCTCGAGGTGCTCGACGCGCGCCGCACGCTGCTCGACGCCGAGGGTCAGTACGCCGATGCCCTGGGGGCCGCCAACGATGCGCGCGCGGAGCTCGAGCGCGCGGCCGGCGCGCCGCTCGAAACGATTTCCGGCGGCACGCCGGACGGAGATGCCAATGATCACTAG
- a CDS encoding diacylglycerol kinase family protein: protein MAVPAFINPHGGSAGAAADALRHAGGFAVREAAPDTLAALLGEEVRQGARRVLVAGGDGTIAAAASVLAGTPVELAVVPGGTLNHFARHHGIPTDAIRAVEAAQHGAVRPVDVAYVNDRLFINTSSVGAYVRFVRTRDRLQSYVGYRVASVLAACRTLTELHSLHVRVDLRGEAIVYQTPLLFVGVGERSLAPTSLGAPRPGGARALHVAALRGRRQAWRFARTYARGASVHPRADEPVAESAGFLIDSVLVDHCRVEVHRDRLNVAQDGEITRMQPPLDFRLARDALRIVVPAGGAGPGPCTGPVVHPLY, encoded by the coding sequence GTGGCCGTTCCCGCGTTCATAAACCCGCACGGCGGCAGCGCCGGCGCGGCGGCGGACGCGCTCCGCCATGCCGGCGGCTTCGCGGTGCGCGAGGCCGCGCCGGACACGCTCGCTGCGCTCCTCGGTGAAGAAGTTCGCCAAGGCGCGCGACGGGTGCTCGTGGCCGGAGGCGACGGAACGATCGCCGCGGCCGCGTCGGTGCTGGCCGGCACGCCGGTCGAGCTGGCCGTGGTCCCGGGCGGCACGCTCAACCATTTCGCCCGGCACCACGGCATTCCGACCGACGCGATCCGGGCGGTCGAGGCGGCGCAGCACGGCGCGGTGCGCCCCGTCGACGTGGCGTACGTGAACGACCGGCTCTTCATCAACACCAGCTCGGTCGGCGCGTACGTGCGATTCGTGCGCACGCGGGACCGCCTCCAGTCGTACGTCGGCTACCGCGTGGCGAGCGTGCTCGCTGCCTGCCGCACCCTGACCGAGCTGCACTCGCTGCATGTGCGGGTGGACCTCCGCGGCGAGGCGATCGTGTACCAGACGCCGCTCCTCTTCGTGGGCGTTGGCGAGCGGAGCCTCGCACCCACGAGCCTGGGTGCACCGCGACCGGGCGGCGCCCGCGCGCTCCACGTGGCGGCGCTCCGCGGACGCCGGCAGGCATGGCGGTTCGCCCGGACGTACGCGCGCGGCGCGTCCGTCCACCCACGGGCGGACGAGCCCGTGGCCGAATCGGCCGGCTTCCTCATCGACAGTGTCCTGGTCGACCACTGCCGGGTCGAGGTGCACCGCGACCGGCTCAACGTCGCGCAGGATGGCGAGATCACGCGGATGCAACCGCCGCTCGACTTCCGACTGGCGCGGGACGCCCTGCGGATCGTGGTCCCGGCGGGGGGTGCCGGGCCCGGACCTTGCACCGGCCCGGTTGTGCATCCCCTATACTGA
- a CDS encoding phosphatase PAP2 family protein has protein sequence MMASEEHPLYGGAGGRQDSAPGAVRLALAAAGAVVLALLFAALASAVLPVGTVPSWDKLVFLRIGAHATLAGERWFTVVSLLGSPLPWVVAGASVLILAWRRRALLALEWTAGFGGGKLLETALKVEIHRPRPPGAGRFLHGASFGFPSGHVMGALLCYALLAHTLTRLTPSAHRHRVLIWLGVAGIVAAVAVSRLYLGVHYLSDVVAGVLAAGAWLLLCFTAFDAARIRWPFPRS, from the coding sequence ATGATGGCGTCTGAGGAGCATCCACTATACGGCGGCGCGGGAGGGCGTCAAGACAGCGCGCCGGGCGCCGTGCGGCTCGCGCTCGCCGCCGCGGGCGCGGTGGTATTGGCCCTGCTCTTCGCGGCGCTCGCGAGCGCGGTGCTGCCGGTGGGAACGGTGCCCTCCTGGGATAAGCTCGTCTTTCTCCGGATCGGTGCGCACGCGACGCTTGCCGGCGAGCGCTGGTTCACGGTGGTGAGCCTGCTGGGTTCGCCGCTGCCGTGGGTAGTGGCGGGTGCATCGGTTCTGATACTTGCATGGCGCCGTCGAGCGCTGCTCGCGCTCGAGTGGACGGCGGGGTTCGGCGGCGGCAAGCTGCTCGAGACCGCGTTGAAGGTCGAGATCCACCGCCCGCGGCCACCGGGCGCGGGACGCTTTCTGCACGGCGCGTCATTCGGATTTCCGAGCGGGCACGTCATGGGGGCGCTGCTCTGCTACGCGCTGCTGGCGCACACGCTGACCCGGCTCACGCCTTCCGCCCATCGTCACCGCGTGCTCATCTGGCTCGGTGTTGCCGGGATCGTCGCGGCCGTCGCCGTGAGCCGGCTGTATCTCGGCGTGCACTACCTGAGTGACGTGGTCGCTGGGGTGCTCGCGGCCGGCGCCTGGCTCCTGCTCTGCTTCACTGCATTCGACGCCGCCCGGATCCGGTGGCCGTTCCCGCGTTCATAA
- a CDS encoding DUF2911 domain-containing protein, with protein sequence MTRRRLGRLPFLLLFTMLALLGGAAPPSAAAQSARAVKPSQGGAVEQTIGDTRIEIRYNRPVARGRTLFGGVVPWGKVWCPGADSATTIAFSTPVKVNGAPVAPGTYSVWAIPGPEQWSVILSRAAHVFHIPYPAGHDALRVAVAPRRGAHMETLAFYFPVVEGRTAELWLHWGTTIVPLSIVVP encoded by the coding sequence ATGACGCGGCGCCGCCTCGGCCGCCTGCCGTTTCTCCTACTCTTCACAATGCTCGCGCTGCTCGGCGGCGCAGCGCCCCCATCCGCCGCCGCGCAATCGGCTCGTGCGGTGAAGCCGAGCCAGGGCGGCGCGGTCGAGCAGACGATTGGGGATACCCGCATCGAGATCCGCTACAACCGCCCCGTGGCGCGCGGGCGCACGCTGTTCGGCGGGGTCGTGCCGTGGGGTAAGGTGTGGTGTCCCGGCGCCGACTCCGCGACCACGATCGCGTTCAGCACGCCGGTCAAGGTGAACGGTGCGCCGGTGGCGCCCGGCACCTACAGCGTCTGGGCGATACCGGGACCCGAGCAGTGGTCCGTAATTCTGAGCCGCGCAGCGCACGTGTTCCATATCCCATATCCGGCGGGGCACGATGCGCTCCGCGTCGCCGTGGCGCCGCGCCGCGGCGCGCACATGGAAACGCTCGCGTTCTACTTTCCGGTGGTGGAGGGGCGAACGGCGGAGTTGTGGCTGCACTGGGGCACCACGATCGTCCCGCTGTCGATCGTGGTGCCCTGA
- a CDS encoding helix-turn-helix domain-containing protein, with amino-acid sequence MPDQETFCPVYASIELLQEKWTLHIIRALLTGPQGFNELGRAVGANPTTLAQRLDRLEAVGVVKRTVQSTMPPRTSYQLTRAGVALQDVIDAVDRWGRRHLAQPATR; translated from the coding sequence ATGCCCGACCAAGAGACCTTTTGCCCGGTCTACGCGTCGATCGAGCTGCTCCAGGAAAAGTGGACGCTGCACATCATTCGCGCCCTTCTCACAGGCCCGCAGGGTTTCAACGAGCTGGGCCGAGCGGTGGGCGCCAATCCGACGACGCTGGCCCAGCGGCTCGACCGACTGGAGGCCGTCGGCGTGGTGAAGCGCACCGTGCAATCCACCATGCCGCCCCGGACGAGCTATCAGCTCACCCGCGCCGGGGTGGCGCTCCAGGACGTCATCGACGCGGTGGATCGCTGGGGCCGGCGGCACCTGGCCCAACCGGCAACGCGATGA
- a CDS encoding YceI family protein, producing MPSSASPASTAAPAGVTLWDIDPAHSSAHFAVRHMMVANVRGEFARITGTVRLDSADVTRSSVEASIDTASINTGEPDRDAHLKSADFLDVQKYPTIEFRSTRVARAGIGELEITGDLTLHGVTRPVLLRVETDDSELKDPYGNVKRGATATTRISRKDFGLEWNVALEAGGFLVGDEVKITLDVELSARTE from the coding sequence ATGCCGTCCTCTGCTTCACCCGCCTCCACCGCCGCGCCCGCCGGCGTCACCCTCTGGGATATTGATCCCGCACACAGCAGCGCCCACTTTGCCGTTCGCCACATGATGGTGGCCAACGTGCGCGGCGAATTCGCCCGCATCACCGGCACCGTCCGGCTCGACAGCGCCGACGTCACCCGCTCATCGGTCGAGGCCAGCATCGATACCGCCTCGATCAACACCGGCGAGCCCGATCGAGACGCACATCTCAAGAGCGCCGACTTCCTCGATGTCCAGAAGTATCCCACCATCGAGTTCCGCTCCACCCGCGTGGCGCGGGCGGGCATCGGTGAGCTCGAGATCACCGGCGATCTCACGCTGCACGGGGTCACCCGACCCGTCCTGCTGAGGGTCGAGACCGACGACTCCGAGCTCAAGGATCCATACGGAAACGTGAAGCGCGGCGCCACCGCCACGACCCGGATCAGCCGAAAGGACTTCGGTCTGGAGTGGAACGTGGCACTCGAGGCCGGCGGCTTCCTGGTGGGCGACGAGGTGAAGATCACCCTCGACGTGGAGCTGTCCGCCAGGACTGAGTGA